TGCGATATGATGATGTTAGAGGCGTTTTTCAATGGATTTATTACTTTAAAAAGAGGGAAACAAGATCCGAAACCAGGACAACCAGCACCTGTAGAAAGCAAAGAGAGTGCGAATAACCTTCTTCTAAAGAAAATGAAAATTGCACTTTCATTAACGAGTGAGGATGTACTTGATATATTAGATGGCGTAGGCGTTACAGTGACAAAGGGAGAACTAGGCGCCCTATTAAGAAAGAAAGGCCATAAAAATTACAAAGAGTGCGGCGATAGATACGCAAGGAACTTCATTAAGGGATTAGCTGTAAAGTATAGAGGGTAATGATTCCATTAAAGTGGTACATGATATAATAGATAGAGTAGGATGTTCGTATCCTACTCTTTTTTATTTGTAAAATAATACGTTAGGTGATGAAATGGTACATACATATTTAGGTGAGACAATTAATTTTCATATAACTTATAAAAAGAAAAAGTCAGTGCGTCTTTTTGTAGATTCGTACGGAAATGTGGAAGTGCAGGCTCCAAAGGGAACGCCTGTTGAATACTTAGTCCAGTTGCTCGAAGAGAAATGGGATTGGATTCAGAAAACACGTAAGGAAATGGCGGAGCGAGCGCGTGGACCACAGGAAAAGGATTATGATCAAGGAGAAGGCTTTTTGTATTTAGGAAGTACGTATCCAATACAGATTTCTCAAGATGTAAGTATTACGCAAGACAATGCAGTATTTAAAGGAGATAAGCTACACATTTATGTGAAAGAGCTTAAGGATGAAAAGATACAACAAGCTTTAAAACGATTTTACTATAAGCAGTGTAAGTCATTAGTAGAGAAGAGTATAAAAGCGCATCAAAGTAACTTCAAAACAAAGCCGCGTTCTATTCGTATTACAGATAGTAGCCGCACATGGGGAACGTGTGATTCAAATTTACAGCTAACATTCAATTGGAAGTTAGCGATGGCACCACAGCGAGTAATTGATTATGTAGTTGTTCATGAAATGTGCCATATGGTTCATTTGAATCATGATCGCTCTTTTTGGCGCCTTGTCGGGAAGATAATGCCTGATTATAAGGAAATGGAGAATTGGTTAGCGTTATCGAGTTGGAAGATGACGGTTTAGTGGTGCGCTTATTGTCAATCTTTGTCGGTAAGTCGATATATTTCAAAAATCGCCGATATATTTTGAAAATCGCTGATATATTTGGAGTTGTGGTCGATATGTTCAAGGAAGAAAAAGCAAAAGGAGATGTCACAGCAGACATCTCCTTTTTTATGTCTTAGCAATTATCGCCCAAACTTCACAACAAAATCTCCATCCACTTTCTCCATCTCATACCCACGATACCCTTCCGAAAGCAACGCCTGCTGCTCGCCAGCATCACTCATCGGAACGCTCTTAATCTCCGTCCAATCTCTTTCCTTGTCCTCACGCAATTCCTTCACAAAAACATACCGCATACTACCGCCATACTTCTCCTTCAGTGCAGCAATCTCCATCCCTTGCGCAAACTTATCCTTCAAACTCGGAATGTTAAAAGGGGCAACGGTGCAGCAAACATAGTCGTACTGGCTATCTTCTTTTTGTAATTCATCCATGATGACTGTCGCTAATATTTTTTGCATCCCATTTCCTCGGCAGTTCGGGTGAACGTTTGAGATTTCTTGATAGATGACGCGATGTAGTTCGCTTTCTAGTATGCCAATATCAAGTCCTAAATGTTCTTCGTCGATAGGAGGAACGAGTAGGGCACGAAATGCGATAAGTTCGTTTTCGATAAAAGCACCGATCATCATGCCGTTTCCTTCTAGAATGTATTGAAACTCTTCTAATGAGAGTGGTTGTAAGCGACTTTTATCTTCTAGCGCTTCAACTACGACGTTTTGTAGTGATAAGATTTGTTCGATATGCTCAAGTGATAGTAATGTAACGTGAAATGGATCGTTATTTTGTTTTAATGCTCCTTTATATAGCACTGTCATGTTGTGAGTCCTCCTTTAGCATACAACGTCTTGAAATACGGTTAGTTCTTGTAATGTATCTTCATTTATTTCAATGCCGAGTCCTGGCTTTTCGTTTAAGCGAATAAATGGTACGTCATAGTGTAAGTTGCCGATGTCTTTCGTGAATTTTAATGGACCTGTTAGCTCGACGCTTGTAATAATTTTTTTCGAGAAAGCGACATGGAATCCTGCGGAAGAGGCAATAGATGATTCGACCATGGATCCAACTTGGCATTCAATGCCGGCCATTTCTGCTTGGTGAGCAAGTTTTACAGCTGGATATATGCCGCCGCATTTCATTAGTTTTATATTTACTTTATCCGCAGCGTCTAATTTAATAATTTGGCGCATTTCACGAGAGCCCTTTAATCCTTCATCAATCATAAGCGGAAGGTCTGTTTTAGAACGAATGTGGGCCATTGCGTCAATATCGTCAGCGACAACAGGCTGTTCAATCCAGTCGATGTTTACATGACCTAATGAACGAAGTGCTGTTAATGTGTTTGCGCTATTCTTCCAACCTTGGTTTACATCAACACGGATTGCGATATCATTTCCTACACGTTCACGTACAGCTTCAATTCTTTTTACATCCTCTTTTACATTTGTACCGACTTTCATCTTGAATGATTGGTAACCTTTTTGAATCATAGAGGCAGCCTCTTTAGCCATTTCTTCAGGTTCGGCGATACTTAAGACGTGAGTGACAGGAAACTCTTCATGGTAGCGTCCGCCAATTAATTGATATATAGGTTGATTTAGTTTTTTGCCCATTATATCAAAACAAGCAATATCAATCGTAGCCTTCGCAGTAGGCACACCGTAAATTGTATTGTCCATCATATCGTGTATTTTCTCGATATTCATTGGGTTTTGTCCGATGAGCGCAGGAGCAAGTGTATGTTTTAAAGTATGGAAAGTACTTGCCCATGATTCGCCTGTAACGTGATCATCAGCAACGCCTTCACCGTAACCGATAATGCCCTCATCTGTTTCCATTTTGACGATAATAGAAGGCATATCAGAATAAGAACCATAACTAATAACAAACGGATCGCGAAGCGGTAAACGAATTGCATAAAGATGAATAGCTGTAATTTTCATTAGGTAGAGACCCCTTCCTGTTTACAATAGTTTTGTACATTTGATATAGTTGACGTTAAATAGTCGTTAATTAATGATAAGGAGTTAGAGAAATGATGATAAAAATTGCAGTTGTCGGTTCAAAAGAGTTTATGGAGACACTTTTACCTGTTGCTCATAAACTAGAAGAAATAGAGGTTGATCCATATATTTACCTTCATCCGGCAGAATCTTCTGAACTATTGAAGCGTTTAAAGCCTTGTGATTTCATCTTTTTCTCAGGTGCTTTACCTTATTATATGGCAAAAGAAATAAGAGAACAATTACGAATTCCAAGTACGTACTTGCAGCAAGACGAGACAACCATCGCATCTTCCATTCTTTCTGTCATGTATCACCAAGGTATTCAACCACATCAAATCTCAATTGATTTAGTAGACCGTTCCTTCATTACAAATGTGTTCCATGATATCGGCATAAAAGAAAAGCCACAAGTGTTTGATTATAAAAATATGCTGTGGAGCAAAGATGAAATAAATAGAGTTATTGATTTTCATGTAGCTAAATATCAATCTGGAGAAGCACATTTAGCTTTAACTAGTATTCACGCTGTCTATGATGAACTTCAAAAAATAGGTATTCCTTCAGAGCGTATGATAGATCCGAAGCAATCTATTATACATGGGTTAAAAGATGCGAAAATAAAAGCTGAGTTAGCAAAAAGCCATTCAGCTACTGTTGGTGCTTGTATGATTTCTTCTTTAGAATTACGAGAAGGTTTGCTTGAGCAATTAGATGCCATTTCCAAAGCACTACATGGTTCATTTAAAAAAGTTGATGAAATGACATTCATTTTGTATACGACTCGTGGTGATATTGAATCGATTATAAAAACGAATATGATAAATAATTTAT
This Bacillus paramycoides DNA region includes the following protein-coding sequences:
- a CDS encoding DUF1456 family protein, producing MAMSNNDILKRVRYALDIKDIDMVEIFKLGGMEVTKEDVVDMLTKIKRAPQHEPENPDVEEDEYVKTCDMMMLEAFFNGFITLKRGKQDPKPGQPAPVESKESANNLLLKKMKIALSLTSEDVLDILDGVGVTVTKGELGALLRKKGHKNYKECGDRYARNFIKGLAVKYRG
- a CDS encoding M48 family metallopeptidase, encoding MVHTYLGETINFHITYKKKKSVRLFVDSYGNVEVQAPKGTPVEYLVQLLEEKWDWIQKTRKEMAERARGPQEKDYDQGEGFLYLGSTYPIQISQDVSITQDNAVFKGDKLHIYVKELKDEKIQQALKRFYYKQCKSLVEKSIKAHQSNFKTKPRSIRITDSSRTWGTCDSNLQLTFNWKLAMAPQRVIDYVVVHEMCHMVHLNHDRSFWRLVGKIMPDYKEMENWLALSSWKMTV
- a CDS encoding GNAT family N-acetyltransferase yields the protein MTVLYKGALKQNNDPFHVTLLSLEHIEQILSLQNVVVEALEDKSRLQPLSLEEFQYILEGNGMMIGAFIENELIAFRALLVPPIDEEHLGLDIGILESELHRVIYQEISNVHPNCRGNGMQKILATVIMDELQKEDSQYDYVCCTVAPFNIPSLKDKFAQGMEIAALKEKYGGSMRYVFVKELREDKERDWTEIKSVPMSDAGEQQALLSEGYRGYEMEKVDGDFVVKFGR
- a CDS encoding mandelate racemase/muconate lactonizing enzyme family protein; the encoded protein is MKITAIHLYAIRLPLRDPFVISYGSYSDMPSIIVKMETDEGIIGYGEGVADDHVTGESWASTFHTLKHTLAPALIGQNPMNIEKIHDMMDNTIYGVPTAKATIDIACFDIMGKKLNQPIYQLIGGRYHEEFPVTHVLSIAEPEEMAKEAASMIQKGYQSFKMKVGTNVKEDVKRIEAVRERVGNDIAIRVDVNQGWKNSANTLTALRSLGHVNIDWIEQPVVADDIDAMAHIRSKTDLPLMIDEGLKGSREMRQIIKLDAADKVNIKLMKCGGIYPAVKLAHQAEMAGIECQVGSMVESSIASSAGFHVAFSKKIITSVELTGPLKFTKDIGNLHYDVPFIRLNEKPGLGIEINEDTLQELTVFQDVVC
- a CDS encoding transcriptional regulator produces the protein MMIKIAVVGSKEFMETLLPVAHKLEEIEVDPYIYLHPAESSELLKRLKPCDFIFFSGALPYYMAKEIREQLRIPSTYLQQDETTIASSILSVMYHQGIQPHQISIDLVDRSFITNVFHDIGIKEKPQVFDYKNMLWSKDEINRVIDFHVAKYQSGEAHLALTSIHAVYDELQKIGIPSERMIDPKQSIIHGLKDAKIKAELAKSHSATVGACMISSLELREGLLEQLDAISKALHGSFKKVDEMTFILYTTRGDIESIIKTNMINNLFASIEGTIAIGFGYGKTVKEAEQNAKIAQDFAKNNPIDHCFYILTSDKELFGPFPKEQRVQSLKNENPELMKIAKETKLSPANLSKIIQFSQSHSSLKFTAADLSEYLQVTRRSTERLLKKLVDYGYAHICGEEMPYQQGRPRAIYELNLPLSLSF